aaccatgtttgtgtgtttggtaggTACATGACACTCGGCTCAGGAGCTTTGAGGGACGCTGGCACAGACTGATGGGAGGACAGTTGAACACGGGAAGTCATTCCAGCAATGGCTCTCTGTGAACACAAGAAACACTGGAGTCAGTCAGAGCCACAAAAACCAGAACCTGACACAGTCGACTGAACTTGACTGAAGAACGATTCAatgttaatgaaagaaaagtaagtttaaaattcaaacatgcAAAACTGTTATTTGCTTCTCCTGTCTCATTTACATCAGTCAGACATCAGGGTAAATAATATGTTGTGATTTACCGTTAGCATTAATCTGTAAACAAGACTCGGCACCAACATAATTGTCTGGTTCTCCTTCACACCAGGAGTCAAATTCAAAACCGCTGCCGTCACTCCAGAGCCAGATACCCTCCTAGAAGAcgagagaacagaacagatgtGTAAGTCAAAGAGTGTCATTCTCATTAGTCGGACGATCACAATCAGTTGTTACttccagaagaagaaaagtgttTCATCAAGAGCCTTCCAGGATTATGTAACGTTTACTGAGTGTTTTCTCTGAGTCAGTTCCAAACTAACTGACATCAGTCATCAGCTGCATTTTGTtcaaacaaatgactaaaaatttggatgtgaactTCACAATTAGCATTTGAAGAGTAGTTATGATTTCAGTCGACCAAGGCTTCCTTCAGTCAGCCCTGCAGATAAGaccttttattatttatgataaATTACCTTTTGACAGTCAGAGCCTCCAACCCATGTTGTTGGATGACCTCCGGTGTGTGCATTCACCACAGCCTGAATGTGTTTGTACTCCTCCTCGTTGTGGACCGATGCAAGGTGTCCTTTCTTGAGCAGACAGTTTTTCTACAGTGgagatgaacagacagatgtgaagcTGCACATGTGGTGGATTCCTCCACCAACAGGAGGATGTGGTAGAGGAAGTAATGAAGGGCTATCTGCGTTAAAACATGCAATGAATCCCTGATTACCTCAGCATCAGCCCAACTCATCTCTGTTGACACGAACAGGAAACAGCGACCATTGAACTCAGACCAACCAATTTCACAGGAGGGAgccacttcttcttttttagatgtggtgctgttgtctaatgaagaaatacagacagTTGTGATTACTGTAATGATACGACAGTTGATGTGGTTCATGGGTTCCTTGAAGTCTGATACTCACCCTCTGCAGCATTGACATCTAAAGATGTGGTGCTGTTGTCTAatgaagaaatacagacagTTGTGATTACTGTAATGATACGACAGTTGATGTGGTTCCTGGGTTCCTTGAAGTCTGATACTCACCCTCTGCAACACTGACATCTACTATAGATGTGGTGCTGTTGTCTAatgaagaaatacagacagTTGTGATTACTGTAATGATACGACAGTTGATGTGGATCCTGGGTTCCTTGAAGTCTGATACTCACCATCAGCACTGGCCAGAGCCATCACGGCACAAACAAGAAGAGACACAGTCAGCATCCTGGTAGATGTTGAAGAGGGCAAAGAGATGAGAACAAACCAGCTGAGGAATGACCTTCgcttcttctttctcagtgTCAGCCTGTGGTCCTCTTATATACACCAGCACCTATTGATGGGtgtcgtgtttttttttttaaaagttcatcAGACTTAAAGTCAGTCAACGAATCAAAGGGCATCACATcccacactgttgttttttttcgAGTCAACATTTTAGTGAGTCATAAAACCTTATCAGCTTCAAGTACATTAATCTGCTCCAACAGATGTTAGTCCACTCACatctaaaaatgtttctgaatgatGAACCAATGCATATcaaggaaatactgaaataatctCAATAAAATCTGTGCAGTCTCACATGTTTAGTGTAAATTGTCACATGACCAGAGCAGTTTACTTCCTGGTCCATGAGAGGACCAGGAAGTAAACTTGTGTGAGCATTTTGTGTGATCATAGAGAGAGTAAACATGTTGATGGCAACAAGAGTAACACAGTGCACCTGGGTATAGACGTACTTATAAACATACATGGTTCTTGTTCAAACTTTCTACTCTTTGTTGAAGTTTTGCCTTGACCCCGAAAAGATGAGAACAAACCAGCCTCTTCTTTCTCAGTATCAGCTCTGCTTTTCTTATACACACCAACATTTATTGATAgatgtcatgtcattttttaaaagttcatcAGTCTGAAAGTTGATCAACAAATCAAAGGGCATCACATCCCACGCTGTTGGTTGTTCTGGTCCACATCTTAGTGAATCATGAATCTTATCTTTTCagtagaaagaaagaactgaaaaatgtctcgttaaataagtttaaaagggaaaaaactTGATGTGTTGACACAGAAAGTCTggattgtatttgtttttgtctttatcacaTTTACGTGAGCTCACATTTTTCCCTTTAGAGGGATTTTTAATTCAGATGTCATCATTTTGTATCGGTTATAAAAATTCTATTCATAACAACATACAGGCCggtgtgttttattaaagtcTAGACCTGCGCTGCTTTGATACATGATCAGTATCAGGACGAACTACAGCTGGACataaatgaaagacaaacagacgtGTGTTTCTTCGGTGACCGGATGAGCCAGGTCCGCCCACCTCCTTCAGACTTTCACCGTTTGGCAAGGACTTTAGAAACTGATTAACAGGTATGTAACttgcatttaaataaatgttgtgtttcatgtgtttggATTAGACTTTATATCACTTATTTAAAGGTCAACAGTTGTGTGGTCTCTTTAgccacaaacatgtttttcgATGTCCCTTTGTACAGAGTCAAAGTATAACTGAAGGACTTCGTCTTCACACAGTGTAGgaaagtgtttatttgtttgaaaaataattcagtaattattttaaaagagtCATGAGACTCAAATACAAATCACGTTTGAATTCACACGTTACcgttttttttcattcatgtacCTTGTGTGTCCACCCGAGCTAGAGATATAGGAACTTTACCTTATGGACCAGTAGGGGGCGCAGCTGCAACAGCTTGAAGTGACT
This genomic interval from Lates calcarifer isolate ASB-BC8 unplaced genomic scaffold, TLL_Latcal_v3 _unitig_1041_quiver_1150, whole genome shotgun sequence contains the following:
- the LOC108885853 gene encoding type-2 ice-structuring protein isoform X2; the encoded protein is MLTVSLLVCAVMALASADDNSTTSIVDVSVAEDNSTTSKKEEVAPSCEIGWSEFNGRCFLFVSTEMSWADAEKNCLLKKGHLASVHNEEEYKHIQAVVNAHTGGHPTTWVGGSDCQKEGIWLWSDGSGFEFDSWCEGEPDNYVGAESCLQINANESHCWNDFPCSTVLPSVCASVPQSS
- the LOC108885853 gene encoding type-2 ice-structuring protein isoform X1, coding for MLTVSLLVCAVMALASADDNSTTSIVDVSVAEDNSTTSLDVNAAEDNSTTSKKEEVAPSCEIGWSEFNGRCFLFVSTEMSWADAEKNCLLKKGHLASVHNEEEYKHIQAVVNAHTGGHPTTWVGGSDCQKEGIWLWSDGSGFEFDSWCEGEPDNYVGAESCLQINANESHCWNDFPCSTVLPSVCASVPQSS